Proteins co-encoded in one Candidatus Polarisedimenticolia bacterium genomic window:
- a CDS encoding cysteine synthase family protein, protein MAGLRVCDNISEAVGWTPLVRLRRSVPGFAGEVFAKIEFMNPMGSVKDRIARFMIEKARHEDAVRPGDVIIESSSGNTAMGLAMMAVLEGLRCKMVVRRETSREKLDCLRAMGVELVLVDGGLPPEDPESYNRKAQRLAAETPGAYFTDQHNNRANNEAHYRTTGPEIWSQMEGRIDYVVAGIGTGGTLCGVGRYLKEQDPGVRIVAVDPVGSVFHDFFKTGKPGRPSPGLLEGLGDEEVIGCPEFELIDEMLQVTDRDAFLAARELARCEAILAGGSSGAALWGVRELVRRLDAPARVVTLFPDSGGRYLSTIFNDDWMRRHGFLDEIREGAQGLSISGLEPGEKRA, encoded by the coding sequence ATGGCCGGCCTGCGCGTGTGCGACAACATCTCCGAAGCCGTCGGGTGGACCCCTTTGGTGAGGCTACGGCGGAGCGTTCCGGGCTTCGCCGGCGAGGTCTTCGCCAAGATCGAATTCATGAATCCGATGGGCAGCGTGAAGGATCGCATCGCACGCTTCATGATCGAGAAGGCGCGACACGAAGACGCCGTGCGCCCCGGCGACGTGATCATCGAGAGCTCCTCCGGAAACACGGCGATGGGCCTCGCGATGATGGCGGTGCTCGAGGGGCTGCGCTGCAAGATGGTCGTCCGGCGTGAGACCAGCCGGGAGAAGCTCGACTGCCTGCGGGCCATGGGAGTCGAGCTCGTGCTCGTTGACGGCGGCCTGCCGCCCGAGGATCCCGAGAGCTACAATCGCAAGGCGCAGCGGCTCGCGGCCGAGACGCCGGGCGCCTACTTCACCGACCAGCACAACAACCGCGCCAACAACGAAGCCCATTATCGGACCACCGGCCCCGAGATCTGGAGCCAGATGGAGGGGCGGATCGACTACGTCGTGGCGGGGATCGGCACGGGAGGCACGCTGTGCGGCGTGGGCCGCTACCTCAAGGAGCAGGATCCCGGCGTCCGGATCGTGGCGGTCGATCCGGTCGGCTCCGTGTTTCACGATTTTTTCAAGACCGGGAAGCCCGGCCGACCCTCGCCGGGCCTGCTCGAGGGACTCGGGGACGAGGAGGTCATCGGGTGCCCCGAGTTCGAGCTGATCGACGAGATGCTCCAGGTCACGGATCGGGACGCTTTCCTGGCGGCGCGCGAGCTGGCGCGCTGCGAGGCGATCCTGGCGGGGGGCTCCAGCGGGGCCGCGCTATGGGGGGTCCGCGAGCTGGTGCGCCGTCTCGACGCTCCGGCCCGAGTCGTCACGTTGTTTCCCGATTCCGGCGGCCGCTATCTCAGCACCATTTTCAACGACGACTGGATGCGACGCCACGGATTCCTCGACGAAATCCGGGAAGGCGCTCAAGGACTTTCGATTTCGGGCCTGGAGCCCGGGGAGAAGCGCGCATGA
- a CDS encoding ferritin — translation MMSKIVLDAINGQIHSELSASYTYLAMSAWCERSNFTGAARWLRLQSQEEYGHAMRLFDFMLARNTKPELPNLEKPRSEFQSLAEVFEIAYEQEKSVSSQIDSLYELVFKEKAYPAVVQLEWFLNEQVEEEKTAREVAARLQMVGGDSAGLLEIDRWLGMRAPQGQPAGAGK, via the coding sequence ATGATGAGCAAGATCGTGTTGGATGCGATCAACGGCCAGATCCATTCCGAGCTGAGCGCCTCGTACACCTACCTGGCCATGTCGGCCTGGTGCGAGCGCAGCAACTTCACCGGCGCGGCCCGCTGGCTCCGGCTCCAGAGCCAGGAGGAATACGGCCACGCCATGCGCCTCTTCGATTTCATGCTGGCCCGCAACACCAAGCCGGAGCTTCCGAACCTCGAGAAGCCGCGCAGCGAGTTCCAGTCGCTGGCGGAAGTCTTCGAGATCGCCTACGAGCAGGAGAAATCGGTGAGCTCCCAGATCGACTCGCTGTACGAGCTGGTCTTCAAGGAGAAAGCCTACCCGGCGGTGGTCCAGCTCGAATGGTTCCTGAACGAGCAGGTGGAGGAGGAGAAGACGGCGCGCGAGGTCGCCGCCCGGCTTCAAATGGTCGGCGGCGACTCGGCGGGACTGCTGGAGATCGATCGATGGCTGGGAATGCGGGCGCCGCAGGGCCAGCCGGCCGGCGCCGGGAAATAG
- a CDS encoding zinc ribbon domain-containing protein: MDFVRHCPRCHADYRPEILTCADCGGDLEIRQEETDPEREIEAASEPPPGVYRSLYYTSVVEDLEPLAAALTRAAIPFRIESSEEQRATTLVPHSRFDLSVRDEEREAARRILAELPDFPEPESGSENPEAPFDPERGYARCPACSASLAAGTDKCPDCGLALAGSLEPLLCSDCGAEVSPGDSSCPRCGAALEG; encoded by the coding sequence ATGGACTTCGTGCGGCACTGCCCGCGCTGTCACGCCGACTACCGGCCCGAAATCCTGACTTGCGCCGATTGCGGCGGCGACCTGGAGATCCGGCAGGAGGAGACCGATCCCGAGCGTGAGATCGAGGCGGCTTCCGAGCCTCCCCCGGGGGTCTACCGATCTCTTTATTACACTTCCGTGGTCGAGGACCTGGAGCCGCTGGCCGCGGCCCTGACCCGCGCGGCCATCCCGTTTCGCATCGAATCCTCCGAAGAGCAGCGCGCCACGACCCTCGTCCCGCACAGCCGGTTCGATCTGAGCGTGCGCGACGAGGAGCGGGAGGCGGCGCGCCGGATCCTCGCGGAGCTGCCCGATTTCCCCGAGCCGGAGAGCGGTTCGGAAAATCCCGAAGCGCCGTTCGACCCGGAAAGGGGTTATGCCCGCTGTCCCGCCTGCTCCGCGAGTCTCGCCGCCGGAACGGACAAATGCCCCGATTGCGGGCTCGCCCTCGCCGGCAGCCTGGAGCCGCTGCTCTGCTCCGACTGCGGTGCCGAAGTCTCCCCGGGCGATTCCTCCTGTCCTCGCTGCGGCGCCGCCCTGGAGGGCTGA
- a CDS encoding S9 family peptidase → MRPWLPSLTCILIFSVTAPAAVLAAGAHPFSVHDMVAFDRISEPQVSPDGKWIVFSVSAVDLEANKRRSDLYLVRADGTGLRRLTSHEAGDSAPRWSADGRRIWFLSSRSGTSQVWRIPADGGEAEQATHLPLDVNAFLPSPDGSRLAVALEVFPDCASLECTTKRLDEIAGRKATGQIFDRLFIRHWDAWSDGRRSHLFVLPAAGGSPVDAMKGMDADSPSKPFGGTEEFTFTPDGKAILFSARDAGREEAWSTNFDLFLSPADGSAPAKRITDNPAWDTQPAFSPDGKTLAYLAMARPGYEADRYVIVLRSWPGGRDRRLTGDWDRSPQSLIWSADGRTLYTTAENLGQASLFAVDASTGKVRTIVKEGTLSNPSPAGSRLVYLADDLNHPAELFSVNPDGSSLRVVTSMNGTKVRDARMGKAEQFSFKGANDDPVYGYVVQPADYQEGRKYPVAFLIHGGPQGSFGNHFHYRWNPQAYAGAGYASVMIDFHGSTGYGQAFSDAIGGDWGGKPLVDLQKGLDAALARYPWLDGNRVSALGASYGAYMVNWIEGNWPDRFRCLVSHDGNLDERMAYFDTEELWFPEWDHRGTPWDNPEGYERQNPTNFVKNWKTPMLVVHGGKDYRIVYSQGISVFTALQRRGIPSKFLYFPDENHWVLKPQNSILWHDTVLAWLDQWTKAPH, encoded by the coding sequence ATGCGCCCCTGGCTCCCCAGCCTGACTTGCATCTTGATCTTCTCCGTGACGGCTCCGGCGGCGGTCCTGGCCGCCGGCGCGCACCCTTTCTCGGTCCACGACATGGTCGCCTTCGATCGGATCTCCGAGCCCCAGGTCTCCCCGGACGGCAAGTGGATCGTCTTCAGCGTCAGCGCCGTGGACCTCGAGGCCAACAAGCGGCGCTCCGATCTCTATCTGGTGAGAGCCGATGGAACCGGACTGCGGCGGCTCACGAGCCACGAGGCGGGTGACAGCGCGCCCCGCTGGTCCGCGGACGGCCGCCGGATCTGGTTTCTCTCGAGCCGATCCGGGACGTCCCAGGTCTGGAGGATCCCGGCCGACGGAGGGGAGGCGGAACAGGCGACGCACCTGCCGCTCGACGTGAACGCTTTCCTCCCGTCTCCGGACGGCTCGAGGCTCGCCGTCGCCCTGGAAGTGTTTCCCGATTGCGCCAGCCTGGAATGCACGACGAAACGTCTGGACGAGATCGCCGGCCGGAAAGCCACCGGGCAGATCTTCGACCGTCTCTTCATCCGGCATTGGGACGCTTGGAGCGACGGCCGGCGATCGCACCTGTTCGTCCTGCCCGCGGCGGGAGGGAGCCCCGTCGACGCCATGAAAGGGATGGACGCCGACTCGCCCTCCAAGCCTTTCGGCGGGACCGAAGAGTTCACCTTCACGCCGGACGGGAAGGCGATTCTCTTCTCGGCCCGCGACGCGGGGCGTGAGGAGGCCTGGTCGACGAACTTCGATCTCTTCCTGTCGCCGGCCGACGGCTCGGCCCCGGCGAAGCGGATCACCGACAACCCGGCGTGGGACACGCAGCCCGCCTTCTCCCCCGACGGCAAGACGCTCGCCTATCTCGCCATGGCCCGGCCCGGCTACGAGGCGGACCGTTACGTGATCGTGCTGCGCTCCTGGCCCGGGGGGCGGGACCGGAGGCTGACCGGAGACTGGGATCGCTCGCCCCAGAGCCTGATCTGGTCGGCGGACGGAAGGACGCTGTACACGACCGCGGAGAATCTCGGGCAAGCGTCGCTCTTCGCGGTGGACGCCTCCACCGGAAAGGTCCGGACGATCGTCAAGGAGGGCACCCTGTCGAATCCCTCGCCGGCCGGGTCGCGCCTCGTCTACCTGGCCGACGATCTGAACCATCCGGCGGAGCTGTTCTCGGTCAACCCCGACGGGAGCAGCCTCCGGGTGGTGACCAGCATGAACGGGACCAAAGTGAGGGATGCGCGCATGGGCAAGGCGGAGCAGTTCTCCTTCAAGGGGGCGAACGACGACCCCGTCTACGGTTACGTCGTGCAGCCGGCCGATTACCAGGAGGGCCGGAAGTATCCGGTGGCCTTCCTGATCCACGGCGGCCCGCAGGGATCGTTCGGCAACCACTTCCATTACCGCTGGAATCCGCAGGCGTACGCGGGCGCCGGCTACGCCTCGGTGATGATCGACTTCCACGGGTCGACCGGCTACGGGCAGGCCTTCAGCGACGCGATCGGGGGGGACTGGGGCGGCAAGCCGCTCGTCGACCTCCAGAAGGGCCTCGACGCGGCGCTGGCGCGCTATCCCTGGCTGGACGGGAATCGCGTCAGCGCCCTGGGCGCCTCCTACGGCGCCTACATGGTCAACTGGATCGAGGGCAATTGGCCGGACCGCTTCCGCTGCCTGGTGAGCCACGACGGCAATCTGGACGAGCGCATGGCCTATTTCGACACGGAGGAGCTCTGGTTCCCGGAATGGGATCACCGCGGCACGCCGTGGGACAACCCCGAAGGCTACGAGCGGCAGAACCCGACCAACTTCGTGAAGAATTGGAAGACCCCGATGCTGGTCGTCCATGGAGGGAAGGACTACCGCATCGTCTACAGCCAGGGGATCTCCGTCTTCACGGCCCTCCAGCGCCGCGGGATCCCGAGCAAGTTCCTTTATTTCCCCGACGAGAATCACTGGGTCCTCAAGCCGCAGAACAGCATCCTCTGGCACGACACGGTCCTCGCCTGGCTGGATCAGTGGACCAAGGCGCCGCATTGA